The Candidatus Accumulibacter similis genome has a segment encoding these proteins:
- a CDS encoding glycerate kinase, protein MKPNDARSLLRSMFEAAITAAQPAHCVPLHLPEPPRGRLIVIGAGKASAAMARALEESWSGDLSGLVVTRYGYAVPCQRIEIVEAAHPVPDAAGIAAAERIHALVQGLSADDTVLCLLSGGGSSLLTLPLEGLRLVDKQDLNKALLKSGASISEMNCVRRHLSAIKGGRLAAACHPARVLNLMISDVPGDNPIDIASGPTVADPTTCADALAIIRRYGIDVAPAVIQVLVSGRGESIKRGDPRLGRVETRLIATPQMALDAAAALARQAGVAAHILGDAIEGEARDVGKVMAGIALQVAGRGQPFTAPCVLLSGGETTVTVRGSGRGGRNVEFLLALGVALNGHRGIYAIAGDTDGVDGVEEIAGASLAPDSLARAWAKGMRPVASLDNNDGHGFFDALGDSVITGPTLTNVNDFRAILVTNEPS, encoded by the coding sequence ATGAAGCCCAATGACGCCCGCAGCCTGCTGCGCAGCATGTTCGAGGCGGCAATCACCGCCGCCCAGCCGGCACACTGCGTCCCGCTGCACCTGCCGGAGCCACCTCGCGGCCGACTGATCGTGATTGGTGCCGGCAAGGCGTCGGCGGCGATGGCCAGAGCGCTGGAGGAGAGCTGGTCGGGCGACCTCTCCGGACTGGTAGTGACCCGCTACGGCTACGCCGTCCCCTGCCAGCGTATCGAGATCGTCGAAGCGGCTCACCCGGTGCCGGACGCCGCCGGAATTGCCGCCGCGGAGCGCATCCACGCTCTGGTGCAGGGTCTCAGTGCCGATGATACCGTGCTGTGTCTGCTATCGGGCGGCGGCTCCTCGCTTCTCACTCTGCCGCTCGAAGGGCTGAGACTGGTCGACAAGCAGGACTTGAACAAGGCCCTGCTCAAGTCCGGTGCCTCGATCTCGGAGATGAACTGCGTCCGTCGCCACCTCTCGGCGATCAAGGGCGGGCGCCTGGCCGCGGCGTGCCATCCTGCGCGCGTGCTGAACCTCATGATTTCCGACGTACCCGGCGACAACCCGATCGACATTGCCTCCGGTCCGACAGTTGCCGACCCCACCACTTGCGCCGACGCCCTGGCGATCATCCGCCGCTACGGTATCGACGTCGCGCCGGCCGTGATCCAGGTTCTCGTGAGCGGCCGCGGTGAGTCGATCAAACGGGGCGACCCGCGCCTGGGGAGAGTGGAGACGCGCCTGATCGCGACACCACAGATGGCGCTCGACGCTGCCGCCGCGCTGGCGCGCCAGGCCGGAGTGGCAGCGCACATCCTGGGCGACGCCATCGAAGGCGAGGCGCGCGACGTGGGCAAGGTCATGGCCGGCATCGCCTTGCAGGTTGCTGGCCGTGGCCAGCCCTTCACGGCGCCCTGCGTCCTGCTCTCCGGCGGCGAGACGACGGTGACGGTGCGGGGCAGCGGGCGCGGCGGGCGCAACGTCGAGTTTCTGCTCGCCCTCGGCGTGGCCTTGAATGGGCACCGCGGCATCTACGCGATCGCCGGCGACACCGACGGAGTGGACGGAGTTGAGGAGATAGCTGGTGCCTCGCTCGCGCCAGACAGTCTGGCCCGCGCTTGGGCGAAGGGTATGAGACCGGTCGCCAGCCTGGACAACAACGACGGCCACGGCTTCTTTGACGCCTTGGGCGATTCCGTGATCACCGGGCCGACGTTGACCAACGTCAACGACTTCCGGGCGATCCTGGTTACCAACGAGCCATCCTGA
- a CDS encoding ABC transporter ATP-binding protein, protein MTLSARLEQTAPIPLAADISCASSELLALVGPSGSGKSTILRCLAGLHRPTAGHVRCGDESWFDAARCIDVPPQQRRVGFVFQHYALFPHLSALANVVQALGHLPAAERPARARYWLARCNLDGFDDRRPAELSGGQQQRVALARALAREPQVLLLDEPFSAVDQVTRRKLLRQLIDLRRSLAIPIVLVTHDLEEASLLADRMTVLHRGRTLQTATPEAMLAQPASALVARLTDQPNLFEGKVLQHLPAADTTLIEWLGRPLLASHQPAFAVGKTVCWLVPEAAVVLVREHQSERENTVTAVVSERLAWRGHATVRARVDGRREATLNFAIGAAVAERRGIIPGASVPLQLQKSAIRLLAADAAVAGQEGTSATGQSS, encoded by the coding sequence ATGACGCTCAGCGCCCGCCTCGAGCAGACGGCGCCGATCCCGCTCGCCGCCGACATCAGCTGCGCGAGCAGTGAACTGCTGGCGCTCGTCGGTCCCTCCGGCAGCGGCAAATCGACGATCCTGCGCTGCCTCGCCGGCCTGCACAGGCCGACAGCCGGCCATGTCCGCTGCGGCGACGAGAGCTGGTTCGACGCCGCCCGCTGCATCGACGTCCCACCACAGCAGCGCCGCGTCGGTTTCGTCTTCCAGCATTACGCTCTCTTCCCGCACCTGAGCGCGCTCGCCAATGTCGTGCAGGCGCTCGGCCATCTGCCGGCGGCAGAGCGTCCGGCACGCGCACGCTACTGGCTGGCGCGCTGCAATCTCGACGGCTTCGACGACCGCCGCCCGGCCGAACTCTCCGGCGGCCAGCAGCAGCGCGTCGCCCTCGCCCGGGCGCTGGCGCGCGAGCCGCAGGTGTTGCTGCTCGACGAACCCTTCTCGGCGGTCGACCAGGTGACGCGGCGCAAGCTGCTGCGCCAGCTCATCGACCTGCGACGCTCGCTGGCGATCCCGATCGTCCTCGTGACGCACGACCTCGAGGAGGCCAGCCTGCTCGCCGATCGCATGACCGTCCTGCATCGTGGCCGCACGCTGCAGACCGCCACCCCGGAGGCGATGCTGGCGCAACCGGCAAGCGCCCTCGTCGCCCGCCTCACCGACCAGCCGAACCTGTTCGAGGGCAAGGTGCTGCAGCATCTTCCGGCGGCCGACACGACGCTCATCGAGTGGCTGGGGAGACCGCTGCTGGCCTCGCACCAGCCGGCTTTCGCAGTCGGCAAGACGGTCTGCTGGCTGGTCCCCGAGGCGGCAGTGGTCCTCGTCCGCGAGCACCAGAGCGAACGCGAGAACACCGTCACCGCGGTCGTCAGCGAACGCCTCGCCTGGCGCGGACACGCCACCGTCCGCGCCCGCGTCGACGGCCGCCGCGAAGCGACGCTGAACTTCGCCATCGGCGCCGCGGTCGCGGAACGACGGGGAATCATCCCCGGCGCCAGCGTGCCGCTGCAACTGCAGAAGTCGGCGATCCGGCTGCTGGCCGCCGATGCGGCGGTCGCCGGGCAGGAGGGGACATCCGCCACGGGACAATCCTCATGA
- the modB gene encoding molybdate ABC transporter permease subunit — protein sequence MDWLALSLSLQLAASTALLLLPPAVWLARLLAWSAWRGRAVLEAAILLPLVLPPTVLGYYLLLGLGGASPLGQAYHALTGRMLVFSFDGLLIASLIVNLPFAVQPMQRSFAAIPRDLREAAWVSGLSRWQTFLRIELPLAWPGMAAALALSFAHTLGEFGVVLMVGGSLPGETRTIAIAIYDQAQAFNDAAAAGMSALLLALSFVAVIVVSRLGRPVLRR from the coding sequence GTGGACTGGCTGGCGCTCTCGCTGTCCTTGCAGCTCGCCGCGTCCACCGCGCTGCTGCTGCTGCCGCCGGCCGTCTGGCTGGCGCGCCTGCTGGCGTGGTCGGCCTGGCGCGGCCGCGCGGTGCTCGAAGCGGCGATCCTCCTGCCGCTGGTGCTGCCACCGACGGTCCTCGGCTACTACCTGCTGCTCGGCCTCGGCGGCGCCTCGCCGCTCGGCCAGGCCTACCACGCGCTGACTGGCCGCATGCTGGTCTTCAGCTTCGACGGCCTGCTCATCGCCTCGTTGATCGTCAACCTGCCGTTCGCGGTGCAGCCGATGCAGCGCAGCTTCGCCGCGATTCCGCGCGACCTGCGCGAGGCGGCGTGGGTTTCCGGCCTGTCGCGCTGGCAGACCTTCCTGCGCATCGAACTGCCGCTCGCCTGGCCAGGAATGGCCGCCGCGCTGGCGCTGAGCTTCGCGCACACCCTCGGCGAGTTCGGCGTCGTGCTGATGGTCGGCGGCAGCCTGCCGGGCGAAACGAGGACGATCGCCATCGCCATCTACGATCAGGCGCAGGCGTTCAACGATGCGGCGGCGGCGGGCATGTCGGCACTGCTGCTGGCACTTTCCTTCGTCGCCGTGATCGTCGTCAGCCGGCTGGGCCGCCCGGTGCTGCGGCGATGA
- the modA gene encoding molybdate ABC transporter substrate-binding protein: protein MVGNWQRLLLLCLLLLSGSATAASVAAAADLKFALSEIAGNFERERGGRVVLAFGSSGHFARQIPQGAPYELFLSADEEYILQLARQGLLRDEGRLYAIGRLALLVPLGSPVVADGELRGLASALAAGKLQRLAIANPEHAPYGRAARAALERAALWERLQGRLVFGENVAQAAQFALSGSAQGGIVAWSLARSPELARRSVAALIPAAWHPPLRQRMALTARAGAEAQRFYDYLQQPPARAVFERHGFALPDD from the coding sequence ATGGTTGGCAATTGGCAGCGCCTGCTGCTGCTCTGTCTGCTGCTGCTTTCCGGCAGCGCGACGGCGGCCAGCGTCGCCGCCGCCGCCGACCTCAAGTTCGCCCTGAGCGAGATTGCCGGCAACTTCGAGCGCGAGCGCGGCGGCCGCGTCGTCCTCGCCTTCGGTTCGTCGGGCCACTTCGCGCGGCAGATTCCGCAGGGCGCGCCCTATGAACTCTTCCTCTCGGCCGACGAGGAATACATCCTGCAGCTCGCCCGGCAGGGGCTGCTGCGCGACGAGGGCAGGCTGTACGCGATCGGCCGCCTGGCGCTGCTGGTACCGCTGGGATCGCCGGTGGTGGCCGATGGCGAGCTGCGCGGGCTTGCCAGCGCGCTCGCAGCCGGCAAACTGCAGCGGCTGGCGATCGCCAACCCGGAACATGCCCCCTACGGCCGCGCCGCCCGCGCCGCGCTCGAACGGGCGGCTCTCTGGGAACGGTTGCAGGGCAGGTTGGTGTTCGGCGAGAACGTCGCCCAGGCGGCGCAGTTCGCACTCAGCGGCTCGGCACAGGGCGGCATCGTCGCCTGGTCGCTGGCGCGGTCGCCCGAGCTGGCCCGGCGCAGCGTGGCGGCACTCATCCCGGCCGCCTGGCATCCGCCGCTGCGGCAGCGGATGGCGCTGACGGCGCGCGCCGGTGCCGAGGCGCAGCGTTTCTACGACTACCTGCAGCAACCGCCGGCGCGCGCCGTCTTCGAGCGCCACGGTTTCGCGCTGCCAGACGACTGA
- a CDS encoding D-2-hydroxyacid dehydrogenase, with the protein MHRIVYLERESIVADVRRPAFPHHWLEHPCTRQAEVAERLADATIAIINKLQLDAGLIATLPALQMVAVAATGTNNVDLDACRARGIVVTNIRGYAVHTVPEHVFALLLALSRNLVAYRQSVAAGRWQQAEQFCFFDHPIRDLFGATLAIIGSGSLGSGVARLAEAFGMRVLRSERKGAATLRPGYTPFAQILREADVISLHCPLTTATRNLIGADELQAMKHSALLLNTARGGLVDEAALLAALRQGRIAGAGFDVLSVEPPTAGNPLLTTELLALPNFLLTPHVAWASQPAMQALADQLTANLEAFARGEPQNRVA; encoded by the coding sequence ATGCACCGCATCGTCTATCTCGAGCGCGAGTCGATCGTCGCCGATGTCCGCCGGCCGGCGTTCCCGCATCACTGGCTGGAGCATCCCTGCACGCGGCAGGCGGAGGTCGCCGAACGACTGGCGGACGCCACCATCGCCATCATCAACAAGCTGCAGCTCGACGCCGGACTGATCGCCACGCTGCCGGCGCTGCAGATGGTCGCCGTCGCCGCCACCGGCACCAACAACGTGGACCTCGACGCCTGCCGGGCGCGCGGCATCGTCGTCACGAACATCCGCGGCTATGCCGTGCATACGGTTCCCGAGCACGTCTTCGCACTGCTGCTGGCGCTGTCGCGCAACCTCGTCGCGTACCGGCAGTCCGTCGCCGCCGGCAGATGGCAGCAGGCCGAGCAGTTCTGCTTCTTCGACCATCCGATTCGCGACCTCTTCGGCGCGACGCTGGCGATCATCGGCAGCGGCAGCCTGGGCAGCGGCGTTGCCCGCCTCGCCGAGGCTTTCGGCATGCGCGTACTGCGCAGCGAGCGCAAGGGCGCGGCGACGCTGCGGCCGGGCTACACGCCGTTCGCGCAGATCCTGCGCGAGGCGGACGTGATCTCGCTGCACTGCCCGCTGACCACCGCGACGCGCAACCTGATCGGCGCCGACGAACTGCAGGCGATGAAGCACTCGGCGCTGCTGCTCAACACTGCCCGCGGCGGCCTCGTCGACGAGGCCGCGCTGCTCGCCGCCCTGCGGCAGGGCCGCATCGCCGGCGCCGGCTTCGATGTTCTCAGCGTCGAGCCGCCCACCGCCGGCAACCCCCTGCTGACGACGGAACTGCTGGCGCTGCCGAACTTCCTGCTGACGCCGCATGTCGCCTGGGCCAGCCAGCCGGCGATGCAGGCGCTCGCCGACCAGCTTACCGCCAACCTCGAGGCGTTCGCCCGCGGCGAGCCGCAGAACCGGGTGGCCTGA
- a CDS encoding aldehyde dehydrogenase family protein, translating into MKDTDDILAVPLWINGHAFLTMAPAFFDVRDPRSGLIRRRTPLCGAGQAATAVDAATAALPAWRSLAVGERARLLATLADALAGYGSHFAGLIAEESGQEEAAAAAEVEAALRLLRAADAATLASDGGVVAIVCDDRAPLAGLLQRAVPTLLAGSTVVAKPSPKAPSAAVALAELMAQSGFPAGAFNVLHGDLEAIEGLCAAPALGRLLFAGEPELAKRVAEIAGRHGRQLAD; encoded by the coding sequence ATGAAAGACACCGACGACATCCTGGCCGTACCCTTGTGGATCAACGGCCATGCCTTCCTGACCATGGCGCCCGCGTTCTTCGACGTCCGCGACCCGCGCAGCGGCCTGATCCGGCGGCGGACGCCGCTGTGCGGCGCCGGCCAGGCGGCGACGGCCGTCGACGCCGCCACCGCGGCGCTGCCGGCATGGCGGTCGCTGGCCGTCGGTGAGCGCGCGCGCCTGCTGGCGACACTCGCCGATGCGCTGGCCGGATACGGCAGCCATTTTGCCGGCCTGATCGCCGAAGAAAGCGGCCAGGAAGAAGCTGCCGCTGCGGCCGAGGTGGAGGCGGCGCTGCGCCTGCTGCGCGCCGCCGACGCAGCGACGCTGGCCAGCGACGGGGGTGTCGTCGCCATCGTCTGCGACGACCGGGCGCCGCTGGCGGGCCTGCTGCAGCGCGCCGTCCCGACACTGCTGGCCGGCTCGACCGTGGTCGCCAAACCAAGTCCGAAAGCCCCGTCGGCCGCCGTCGCGCTGGCCGAACTGATGGCGCAGAGCGGCTTTCCGGCTGGCGCCTTCAACGTCCTGCATGGCGACCTGGAGGCGATCGAAGGTCTTTGTGCGGCGCCTGCGCTCGGCCGGCTGCTGTTTGCCGGCGAACCGGAGCTGGCAAAGCGAGTCGCCGAGATCGCCGGCCGCCACGGCCGGCAGCTCGCGGACTGA
- a CDS encoding NADH-quinone oxidoreductase subunit M yields the protein MNEIVHWPLLSALLALPLLGALGCALLRRAPLAQHIALGSGLLTLFCSLLIVGVFDGADPGFQLCESVDWIVDLGIAYRVGVDGLSLLFLPATALLFCGAIVAGWRVTAAASPLSPGFHFALLLLLEAATLGVFCALDTILFFFCWEFTLPPLYFLVSQWGIGTGRQGAAVRYFLVMLAGGVPLLFGFLALALPPAGGAAPVFDLPTLLARPLPEQRQYLVFLLLLLGLGAKVPLVPLHTWLPPLAISAPVAVTGVLVGLKLGAYGLIRLAIPLAPIAARELHWLLAGFGTVAILYGGVAALVHSNLRGMLAYSSLAHVGLVLLGLASFSVYGLQGVLLQLLNFSLAGGGAFLVLSFLQRRTGSTDVAQLGGALRSMPRLGAFFLLFGLAGIGLPGTSGFPGELLIIVAALHDHTGAGLAALFGMVLAAAAFLSPFRQAFFGPAKGAEVAAADDLLPREMALLLVPAALVLGIGVYPMPLLELLRPAAEAWVTALAGL from the coding sequence ATGAATGAGATCGTCCACTGGCCGCTGTTGAGCGCCCTGCTGGCGCTGCCGCTGCTCGGCGCGCTGGGCTGCGCGCTGCTGCGGCGGGCGCCGCTGGCGCAGCACATCGCTCTCGGCAGCGGCCTGCTGACGCTGTTCTGCTCGCTGCTGATCGTCGGCGTCTTCGATGGCGCCGATCCCGGCTTCCAGTTGTGCGAATCTGTCGACTGGATCGTCGACCTCGGCATCGCCTACCGGGTCGGCGTCGACGGGCTGTCGCTGCTCTTCCTGCCGGCAACGGCGTTGCTCTTCTGTGGCGCCATCGTCGCCGGGTGGCGCGTGACGGCCGCCGCGTCACCTCTCTCGCCGGGCTTCCACTTCGCCCTGCTGCTGCTCCTCGAAGCGGCAACACTTGGCGTCTTCTGTGCCCTCGACACGATCCTGTTCTTCTTCTGCTGGGAATTCACCCTGCCGCCGCTCTACTTCCTCGTCAGCCAGTGGGGCATCGGGACGGGCCGTCAGGGCGCTGCCGTCCGCTATTTCCTCGTCATGCTGGCGGGTGGGGTGCCGCTGCTCTTCGGCTTCCTGGCACTCGCCTTGCCGCCCGCCGGCGGCGCTGCCCCGGTGTTCGACCTGCCGACGCTGCTCGCCAGGCCACTGCCGGAGCAACGACAGTACCTCGTCTTCCTGCTCCTGCTGCTCGGCCTTGGCGCCAAGGTGCCACTGGTGCCGCTGCACACCTGGCTGCCGCCGCTGGCGATCAGCGCGCCGGTGGCGGTGACCGGCGTCCTCGTCGGACTGAAACTCGGCGCCTACGGCCTGATCCGCCTGGCGATCCCGCTGGCGCCGATCGCCGCCCGCGAGCTGCACTGGCTGCTCGCCGGATTCGGCACCGTGGCGATCCTCTATGGCGGTGTCGCCGCGCTGGTGCACAGCAATCTGCGCGGCATGCTCGCCTACTCGAGTCTGGCGCACGTCGGTCTGGTGCTGCTCGGCCTGGCGTCGTTCTCGGTGTACGGACTGCAGGGAGTCCTCCTGCAGTTGCTCAACTTCAGCCTCGCCGGTGGCGGCGCCTTCCTGGTCCTGTCGTTCCTGCAGCGGCGCACCGGATCGACCGACGTCGCGCAACTCGGCGGCGCCCTGCGCAGCATGCCCCGACTCGGCGCCTTCTTCCTGCTCTTCGGCCTCGCCGGCATCGGCCTGCCTGGCACCAGCGGCTTTCCGGGCGAGCTGCTGATCATCGTCGCTGCGCTGCATGACCATACCGGCGCCGGCCTCGCAGCGCTGTTCGGCATGGTGCTCGCCGCCGCCGCTTTCCTGTCGCCGTTCCGGCAGGCTTTCTTCGGGCCAGCGAAAGGAGCGGAAGTGGCTGCCGCCGACGATCTGCTGCCGCGAGAAATGGCGCTGCTGCTCGTGCCGGCGGCGCTGGTGCTCGGCATCGGTGTGTACCCGATGCCGCTCCTCGAGCTGTTGCGACCAGCCGCGGAGGCCTGGGTGACGGCACTTGCCGGTCTCTGA
- a CDS encoding NADH-quinone oxidoreductase subunit M: protein MSEIFWATQAGYPPLATLQWLPLASGLLLLVMREQDLALILGRLFAIGELVVAIDLHARIDVSSNAMQFAERFDLLAYHAAADGISVLFILLTALLGVLLSFYGMARQQISPVHLLSVLLLIESAQMTMLTTMNLLWFAAASAVQLALVAYLLWRWASASEENLALSRFLQYQFFGCGLFVAGAVVLVWSHVDVLGGHWSFDLFDLLQTPQIGKYQSVAFYLLFYGLAIRTPLFPLHGWLPNSAGYGLIAVGPVLLLGVKVGIYGMARFLLPLTAEAVMIWQTYVVAFAMVGVFFAAILAFRQINLRRLMAFAVVSHTSLIIIGLFTLHPAGLQGALLLAVNFGLAVTLMLLMIGYVYRRTGTTELARLGGLFDRIPFITIAFLIGGLAILGMPGTPGFDAVHLVLEASIETFGALPTIATALGNVAAAGFLLWAFQRAFLAPRPRDLPASRIARTSRMEYFVGGATLLVLLAAGFYPQPWLELTDSATAALAEYFVRHE, encoded by the coding sequence GTGAGCGAGATCTTCTGGGCAACGCAGGCCGGCTACCCGCCGCTGGCGACGCTGCAATGGCTGCCACTGGCCAGCGGCCTGCTGCTGCTGGTGATGCGCGAGCAGGATCTGGCGCTGATCCTCGGTCGCCTGTTCGCAATCGGCGAACTGGTCGTCGCCATCGACCTGCATGCCCGCATCGATGTTTCAAGCAACGCCATGCAGTTCGCCGAACGCTTCGACCTGCTGGCCTATCACGCCGCCGCCGACGGCATCAGCGTGCTGTTCATCCTGCTCACCGCCCTGCTCGGCGTCCTGCTCTCGTTCTACGGCATGGCGCGGCAGCAGATCTCGCCGGTGCACCTGCTCAGCGTACTGCTGCTCATCGAAAGCGCGCAGATGACGATGCTGACGACGATGAACCTGTTGTGGTTTGCCGCCGCCTCGGCGGTCCAACTGGCGCTGGTCGCCTACCTGCTCTGGCGCTGGGCCTCGGCCAGCGAGGAGAACCTCGCCCTGTCGCGCTTCCTGCAGTATCAGTTCTTCGGCTGCGGCCTGTTCGTCGCCGGTGCGGTCGTTCTCGTCTGGAGCCACGTCGACGTGCTTGGCGGACACTGGAGTTTCGACCTCTTCGACCTGCTGCAGACACCGCAGATCGGCAAGTACCAGTCGGTGGCCTTCTACCTGCTGTTCTACGGCCTCGCCATCCGCACGCCACTGTTCCCGCTGCACGGCTGGCTCCCCAACTCGGCGGGCTACGGCCTGATCGCCGTCGGCCCGGTGCTGCTCCTCGGCGTCAAGGTCGGCATTTACGGCATGGCCCGCTTCCTGCTGCCGCTGACCGCCGAGGCGGTGATGATCTGGCAGACCTACGTCGTCGCCTTCGCCATGGTCGGCGTCTTCTTCGCCGCCATCCTCGCCTTTCGCCAGATCAATCTGCGCCGGCTGATGGCCTTTGCCGTCGTCAGCCACACCAGCCTGATCATCATCGGCCTGTTCACGCTGCACCCCGCGGGATTGCAGGGCGCACTGCTGCTGGCGGTCAACTTCGGCCTGGCGGTGACGCTGATGCTGCTGATGATCGGCTACGTGTACCGCCGCACCGGCACGACCGAGTTGGCCCGGCTCGGCGGCCTCTTCGACCGCATCCCCTTCATCACCATCGCTTTCCTGATCGGTGGCCTGGCGATCCTCGGCATGCCGGGAACACCGGGCTTCGATGCCGTGCATCTGGTACTCGAGGCTTCGATCGAGACCTTCGGCGCCCTGCCGACGATCGCCACAGCGCTCGGCAACGTCGCCGCCGCCGGCTTCCTGCTCTGGGCTTTCCAGCGCGCCTTCCTCGCGCCGCGGCCGCGCGACCTGCCGGCGTCGCGCATCGCCCGCACCAGCCGCATGGAGTACTTCGTTGGCGGCGCCACGCTGCTCGTGCTGCTCGCCGCCGGCTTCTACCCGCAACCCTGGCTCGAACTGACCGACAGTGCGACCGCGGCACTGGCAGAGTACTTCGTCCGGCATGAATGA